A genome region from Anastrepha obliqua isolate idAnaObli1 chromosome 4, idAnaObli1_1.0, whole genome shotgun sequence includes the following:
- the LOC129246122 gene encoding fas apoptotic inhibitory molecule 1, giving the protein MSFLSPSLRLENLPNEPIMTLDHIPEEKRYNKNNIVAKWCAPINGKMYRIELEHGTTTGRRMIWVNGKEVLRRDWMFKLVGEDSFYIDQARCIIRVDPAPGFRYDYSLYIDGKPHEQYTDELTKHYRLWLVTVDDIDYRIMLELDTINLYVNDQLRGETGEFVDGGTDTKFNENGIDFVLQARSSGNKLDGLTHTLLANGEIVPEAKILEIMQERISILSPT; this is encoded by the exons ATGTCCTTCCTTTCGCCATCGCTGAGATTGGAGAACCTGCCGAACGAACCAATTATGACACTCGACCACATACCGGAAGAAAAGcgttacaacaaaaataatatagtgGCCAAGTGGTGTGCgccaataaatggaaaaatgtatcGTATCGAGCTAGAACATGGAACTACCACGGGTCGACGCATGATATGGGTTAACGGGAAG GAAGTCTTGCGCCGCGATTGGATGTTCAAATTGGTTGGCGAAGATTCATTTTATATAGACCAAGCGCGTTGCATTATACGCGTAGATCCGGCACCTGGTTTCAGATATGACTACTCACTATATATCGACGGCAAGCCGCATGAACAGTACACCGACGAGCTGACCAAACATTATCGCCTGTGGCTGGTCACCGTCGATGATATCGACTATCGCATAATGTTGGAATTGGACACGATCAATTTGTATGTGAACGATCAGTTGAGAGGAGAAACG GGCGAATTCGTTGATGGTGGTACGGATACCAAGTTTAACGAGAATGGCATCGATTTCGTATTGCAGGCGCGTTCAAGTGGCAATAAATTAGATGGATTGACGCACACTCTACTAGCGAATGGTGAAATCGTACCTGAGGCTAAGATATTGGAAATTATGCAAGAGCGAATCTCAATCTTATCGCCAACTTAa